In Micromonospora sp. LH3U1, one genomic interval encodes:
- a CDS encoding PASTA domain-containing protein: protein MSDDRQEPPAGEHDDDRTRPLPAAGDRPEQPQPARPAAEPDQTAPIKRPASPDETAPIDRAVPAGPAASPDQTMPIDRSAGTQPGPPADRTARIPAERPTSPSWSGRAEVRSPQPADPSGEWYVEEQGGRRWWLPILWGVLALLLAGLLGGGLWLVLSQQDDDRDDPGSTPSLPPASATSAAPTSASPTSAAPTSETPSSPATTTESAQVPVPPLTGLPQATAEGLLDRLGLSYRVVFRPSELPPGTVVGTEPGAGTRVSTDDQVLLVISQTQPSTTPSPTTPSPTVTSTP from the coding sequence ATGAGCGACGACCGCCAGGAGCCGCCCGCCGGCGAGCACGACGACGACCGGACCCGCCCTCTGCCAGCCGCCGGCGACCGGCCGGAGCAACCGCAACCGGCACGACCCGCCGCCGAGCCGGATCAGACGGCTCCGATCAAGCGGCCCGCATCGCCAGACGAGACGGCTCCGATCGACCGGGCTGTCCCGGCTGGTCCCGCCGCGTCCCCCGACCAGACCATGCCGATCGATCGTTCCGCTGGCACGCAGCCGGGCCCGCCGGCCGACCGGACGGCGCGGATACCCGCGGAGCGCCCGACCTCGCCGTCGTGGTCCGGGCGGGCGGAGGTTCGGTCGCCCCAGCCGGCTGACCCCTCCGGGGAGTGGTACGTCGAGGAACAGGGTGGCCGGCGATGGTGGCTGCCGATCCTCTGGGGTGTGCTCGCGCTGCTGCTCGCCGGCCTGCTGGGTGGAGGGCTCTGGCTGGTGCTCTCCCAGCAGGATGACGACCGGGATGATCCGGGGTCCACCCCGTCACTCCCGCCCGCCAGTGCCACCAGCGCCGCACCGACCAGCGCATCTCCCACCTCGGCGGCGCCGACCAGCGAGACGCCGAGCAGCCCGGCGACCACCACCGAGTCGGCCCAGGTGCCGGTGCCACCGCTCACCGGCCTGCCGCAGGCCACCGCCGAGGGGTTGCTGGACCGGCTCGGCCTGTCCTACCGGGTGGTGTTCCGCCCGTCGGAGCTGCCGCCCGGCACTGTGGTGGGCACCGAGCCGGGGGCGGGCACGCGGGTGTCGACAGACGACCAGGTGTTGTTGGTCATCTCCCAGACCCAGCCCTCCACCACACCGAGCCCGACCACACCGAGCCCCACGGTGACGAGCACGCCCTGA